The sequence ctcctttcttAGATTTCAACTGCACTAGCCCAATGGAGAGCGTGCAGCCTTGGTCTCCCTGTACAACCCGAGAGATACTTCGACAGAAAGTTAACCATATCTGGGAACGGGGCCCTGTGGCCCTGCCAGCACCTGCTTAGAAACAGTGCAAatgcctgcagtgtgtgaacATTACCAGTCTTAACAGGCCATCCAGATGCTGTGTCCATATCGGCCGTTGCTATTTGGTGTTCATTGCCAAAGTGTTCTTTCAAaagccctttttgttttttgatccCCTTGTTGCGGTGTCGTATGTGGGCAGCTTCATAGCAGCTCTCTAGGCTGTCCCCTGGTGTGTTGCTCAAGATAATACACACGCTCTCGATAACGGCTGGTTCTTTCTTCAATGCAGTGTTCTAATGAAGGAAATATACTTCAATGCATCACTGCTAAATATGATATAAATGTCTCTGGTAAAGAAGCAGACATTTGCTGATGCACCAGCCTTGTGGTCATTTCCTTCTGCCTTTGCATGACTTCATGAATGGCGTCCTGGTCGACTGCATTTGGCGCCGGTGAAGTGCTCTGTGCAGATTGTAGATTGTGTTCTTGTGTCGCTACCGTCCTCAGTGATGCAGCTGTGGAAGCTGAAAGAGTATCCAAAGAGTCTGGCAGAAGCTCTGTGtttgtggaagaagtctcaacacCAGGGATGCATTTTAAGAGTATTTGTTGTAACTTTAACATTCCTGGTTGCTGCTACAGCCCAGCTGTTGGCCATCGTTCCGACGTCTCTTCGTACCTTCAGCCCACAGTCTTCCTCCAACAGTTTGTCGACCTCCGATACTCAGACAGCCAATCTAACGTCTCTCAAATTGTAGCCTGGGAGCGATGTTTTTAGTTTGAGGTTTCACGCCGTTGTACTCGGTCCTGTAAAtctctttgtgtgtttactTTTGTTCGCACAACACGTGGAGATGAAAAAGGTGGCGCTGTTGAGCCTTCATCTGAGGTCGGCGTGTTTATTGCCTTTGTGTCTAATTCAAGTCTTTGCTCTTTAAGTCCTTTGCTCACATAGGAACTCATTCCATCTGAATGGGCCTTCCCTCCAACGCCACTGCCTTCCAACACAAAGTTTTGCAGCATCGACGGCTATCCGCCTATCAAGCTCCAGTTGTTCCTTCATTTTCCTCAGCTTGTCTTTTTCCAGTTGCAGTTTCTCCTCTTCCGCCTCGAGGTCATGTCTTTTTTGCAGAGCAGCAATTTGCTCCATAAAGCTGCTTTCTCTGCCTTTCTATATGTGCAGATGAAATACTTGAAACGGATGATTTACATCGACTTCTTCTGCTTGACACATTAAACACACCGTCTCCAGGCCTCATGTCCTCTTGGCACATTTTCATAATCATCATCCATTTTAGACAAATCTTTCACTGAAAGGCTCTTTTTGTTGAGGACATGACACACGACACACTCGTGATCACATGACGGGTAGCGCAATAATCCTTTCCTTTGATGTGCGTTGTTACGTCCCCTTCTTGGTCTCGGGGAtaagtgtggaggaggaggaggaggaggaggaggttcaaatatttattattacacaatAACAAAACTAGGCCTGGCTAACTACCTcaatgaaaagaaacaaacaaaatggcttccCCTGCTTCTCTAACACAGTTCTTgtcaaaacaatacagaggCAGCACCAACCAATAGTCTAATGTTTCGAGACACAAAGTACCTACACGAGTGCACAAATGTACAGGGCACCCCAAACTTACCTACTGTCCTCAACCTCTCACCTAGCAGTGTCAGTGTCAACATTACACAAGCCAAAAGCAGCCCTGAACTCGTCAAGCTTCCTCCTTTTCAAAACCGAGCCCACTCAGCCCATTGGCTAGCATGCTTTCTGGAACCCAGGTGCAGTCGGATTGGCCTGTATACAGGCGGTGATTGATGACACCTGAAGGGAAAACATCATAGAAAGTCCACACAACCGATATCGACTTCCTGGTCTCCCTCTGGTGTGTCTTGCTTGCGGTTAAAAACTGTCACCCATCCATCATTCCCTCCGTCAGTTACCCCTGTGCCCCATATATAAACTACCTGCCATCCGTGGTCAACCTGAGAGGCTGCAAATAATAAGCCGAAACAAACATGATATGACCATTAGTCAATGAAAGACGATACTTTTTCAATCAGATTCAGCTTTATAAATGAATAGTTTGGGGACACAGACTACCATTTAGAGTGTCCAAAGAGTATGTGATCTGTTAATAAATAACACCTATTTGGCAGTTTGCtgcaacgtttaaaaaaaaagtgtttttgttatCGATCTCGCTGCCAGAATGGAGAAGGGTATCTTTCTCGTGGTTTGacttcctctttccttccaGGTTGGAGAGGAGGTGGTTCCTCTGGCACCAGTTTATGAATGAACACGCCCAACTGGACACCTGGCTGCGATTGGCCGAGCAGGCTGTCGGTTCCCCTCACCCCGCCCACCTTACCTATGTCACTGCCAAGGAAGAAATGAGGAAGTTTGAGGTGAGAAGAAATTTAAACTAAAGTTAAAATGTAACCGGGCAGGATAGGCCAACGGAAGCTAACAGTGCTCCTGCAGGCTGTGCCTCCAGTCTATGAATGAGTGGGTGTGAATGATTAATCCTGATGGGCAATTGGAACCTTGAAGAAAGATCCTGCCGTCGTTGTGTGAAAGGGAActtttggggcggctttagctcagtggggtaagagggcgcAAACTGCAGggcgcagggttgtgggttcgatccccattAGTTAGTTGCTTCGGAGTCGAAAGCACTTTGCAACCCTCAACTGGGTCAAGGGAGCAAGTGGAGGAGTTTAGCCGCTGTGTCGCATCTTCAAGATAATTTTGTCTGACGGCTAAAAAATGATGTATTGATTGTTCCGACTTTGGTGTGACGATGTCAGGGCAGAGAAAGACCACACCCATTACTGTGTCACATTTtaagctttttttccttctaataTCTGGGACTTTTTCCTGGAAGAAGATGGCAAATTGAAGTCCTGTAAGGAAGTCTGAGTGAGCTCATGTCTTTGTTACCtcaactttgtgtgtgtgtgtgcagaggctgcggtgcgAGGCCGGGCCTCGGCTCGTCCAGCTGGACAGTCTGACCCAGAGGAACCGAGCACTGGCTCGGCTGTTTCAGGGTGTCATGCGGGCTCGGCTTCTGGCCTTGGCGAGGGACTGCGGACAACGATGGGACGACGCGAACGCCAAACTGGAATCCATCACCGAGCGGTTGAAGGTCCGAGTTCCtcctaaaaaaattacaacattttaattgaaGAAATTGGAAAGAAATATTTAAGTGTCTCCAAACTGTCTGAACAAGAGTTATTTGAAGATGGAGAACCCCTCCTTTATTTGCTCCATCAGCTCTTTGTCTCAGAGTGGGAGGGGTTtgaggcagagagggaggagcttgcTCTCTGGTTGGCTGAGCTGGACGTCCGCTTGACCGAGGTGGATCACCTGGCGGGAAACACCTGCGAAAAGTTGAAGCGACTAcaggtgtgtgtcgtgtgtgtgataACGACATACATGTTTCCTTTCTGCCGACCTCGTGTATATTgcaatatgtctgtgtgtgtgtgtgtgtgtgtgtgtgtgtgtgtgtgtgtgtgtgtgtagtccttccagcagagtgtgtgtgtgaactcggGCCGTGTGAACGTCCTGCTGCAGCGCGGCGAGGCCTTGATCCAGCGCAGCGAACCGGCTGATGCTCGGCGTGTGGAGAGTCgcctgctggagctgctgcgaAGCTGCAGCCTCGTCTACAGCAACATCGCACGGACGCACACGCGGCTGCTGAGCATGAGACTggtacgcacacgcacacacacacacacacacacacactgtgtcaaaACACACTGATGCAAATATACAGGCAGATGGGTGTACagagttttttttacaaatgtataaatacacattcaCTCTGCAGCCGCGTTCATACACACATGAGGATGGAGGCTTTGAACCCAATAACCTTTAAAGATTCAAGGTCAGAGCATATCTCGAAGTTCGTCCGATAAGGGGCAACCTCCTAATTTAATAATGCACACATTTTAATGAACAACTATCCCGACTTTCAATCCCTGGATCATTCTTCACGTCATTCTACAATTCCCATGATGCAACTCAAAAGCATCTTTTCTGATACCGTCTCTGCATCTGAACCCCAAGCATCACATCTAACTCGCTGTGGCCTCGTTTGTCACTGAAATATATCAGTGAGAAATGTATTTTGCACATTATCCAAGTTAAAatagcaaaataaaaaaaacgtttgtgaaattattttacaaaaatgggaaaacaATGGAATCTCTACATATACAACCTTTTCCCCTCAAGTATTACCAATTTTAGAAAGAAAGTCGAGGCTTCCCAATCTGAGCTTGCAGCCTCTCTGCTGTGTGGAAACGGCCTGCAGGTCAGTCTCAGTGTCCAATCAGGTGACTGTCTCTGAGTCTCATTCATGGCTTCCCAGTTTTACCCGATCTTGTTGGAACAAACCTTCTTTTTGTAGAATAAAGGGATTTTGATTAAAAATCTAACAAAGTCCTCTCTCCATTGGTGGcatgctctttaaaaaaaaaaaatcttcactcGTAGTACTTATGAATATTTAATAAACTACAACTCGTTTGAAAAAGGAGCTTTGAGCTCGTCAGGGGATtctatttgtattcatatttagtGTTGTGGAGGACGGAAGTAGCACCGTGGCCTCTTTCCTCACATTGATTTTACTCAaatcaatgtgtttttattattgaacGCCTTTTATTAttgtgcaaacaaatgaaaaagagGAGCTGAAAAGTGGTGCCTTAACTTTCCAAATGACCTTTTTACCAAAAGTACGTAAATTGTGTCAATAGTACGTctgtactttttattttagtaTATGTTTAAGTGTAGTAGATCATGCTATTACtattctttaaataaagaaattaaatactttctcctcctcctccaggtgtttGAGGATGACTGGATTCTGCCTCAGGCTACAGACTCTGGTTGCCCTTCAGAGACTTTATTAGAAGAAGAGGTGGATTCAACCCACCAGGACATCCCTGTCATTCCAAAACATTCCAAAGGTAAGTCATACGTAATAAACGTTTAAATAAAGGTAGAAACTCAATCTTATATGTACATTATTTAGTTCTCACGGTTTCTCCATCTTTTCTCTCGATGCCATCCGATCAGCTTACCCCACCTTGGCCTGCTCCTCACCCGTtgacctccctccatcctcagtCTCCCCTGCCCATGAGCACCAGGGGCTGGAGTGGGACCCCTCCGTTGATATTGGACGCTCCGTCTCCCACGACGACGCTGACTCATTGTATTTCAGTGCCAGCACAGGTAGGAAGTGACAGAACATTTTCCAAAAAATTGatgtctttttgtatttttgtgttgGCCTCTTGACTTGTTGTTTCTCTATTGATTCTCAGTAGCTTCACATCTATCTaactgtgtgtgtccgtctgtgtgtgtgtgtgtgtgtgtgtgtgtgtgtgtaggtctttGTCACAGAGATGGTGTGAAGGGGCTGAGCTACTTCAGCTCACTCAGCTCTCAGACTGATAGCAATGACATCACCAATCAGGAAGCTGATCTGGTGAGTTCCAACAAACTGATTTTAGTTTTTCTGATTCAAGGTaaagacaataaataaatccattAAATATGGTTtggatggaaaaaaagagatggACATTAAAAATTACGAAATTAATCAAACAGCACACGTTTCTTGTTCTTTTAATGTCCTTTATGCACAACAGTTCATTGGCTCTCTCCAACAGTGATCATACAATATGTATGTAAGAATAAAAGGAAATCTTCAGGTAAAGATCTAATTATAGTGAATATGAGTTTTCAATGCATTCACTATTTACGTTTAATTCCAAACCCAGAAGAAGAAGCCGCATCTGACCGGAATATGAACCGAAAACCAAAGCACGTGgtgtttttcttctaatttCTGTTGTTCTGCTCTGACCCAGATGCTACATGGCCCagagccagagagacagacagacagacagcacaTGTTCTCCCTCGCTGTGTCGGCATTACAACACTACACCTCCTCTCCTGTTGATTTATTGATGACACCTGCAGTATTTTTAagctttatttatgtgtgtgtgtgtgtgtgtgagagggaaactggaaaacagacaaaaagaagaagaaaagacagcATTCATTCACTCTGCTCGCCTGTagctcccatctctctctctgtctctgtctgtctctctctgtctctctctctgtctctgtctgtctctctctatgtctctctctgtctctctctatatctctctctctctctctctctctctctctgtctctgtctgtctctctctatatctctctctctctctgtctgtctctctctatgtctctctctctgtctctgtctgtctctctctatgtctctctctc comes from Pseudoliparis swirei isolate HS2019 ecotype Mariana Trench chromosome 20, NWPU_hadal_v1, whole genome shotgun sequence and encodes:
- the si:ch211-137a8.2 gene encoding nesprin-2 isoform X2 yields the protein MWTVSVLHWLERRWFLWHQFMNEHAQLDTWLRLAEQAVGSPHPAHLTYVTAKEEMRKFERLRCEAGPRLVQLDSLTQRNRALARLFQGVMRARLLALARDCGQRWDDANAKLESITERLKLFVSEWEGFEAEREELALWLAELDVRLTEVDHLAGNTCEKLKRLQSFQQSVCVNSGRVNVLLQRGEALIQRSEPADARRVESRLLELLRSCSLVYSNIARTHTRLLSMRLVFEDDWILPQATDSGCPSETLLEEEVDSTHQDIPVIPKHSKAYPTLACSSPVDLPPSSVSPAHEHQGLEWDPSVDIGRSVSHDDADSLYFSASTGLCHRDGVKGLSYFSSLSSQTDSNDITNQEADLQLEDWLDHAQLDVPSPVATQGGRTRPKGQRWATSTPDRQDDEPVCFDGRRVRAWLGVQGPAPLERTTSCSKAVQTAGQIECRHRVAPDQLPPHLNDTQQPLPGPAPRLSRDLKASSDWATHQYGSTLQAEEEQSCREEAEGLLSERSGTSSSRPPSCPLSPALLFLFLAAALTLLAGLIWVVLVPPGRCFHPTLSYVNGPPPT
- the si:ch211-137a8.2 gene encoding uncharacterized protein si:ch211-137a8.2 isoform X1, whose amino-acid sequence is MPEFPPDPPPSERHGDAIPATEGSGQEVRDMERSLDLSESPYGPASYPVELNGEETQQAACSWRRDEEPQGCGQLERRWFLWHQFMNEHAQLDTWLRLAEQAVGSPHPAHLTYVTAKEEMRKFERLRCEAGPRLVQLDSLTQRNRALARLFQGVMRARLLALARDCGQRWDDANAKLESITERLKLFVSEWEGFEAEREELALWLAELDVRLTEVDHLAGNTCEKLKRLQSFQQSVCVNSGRVNVLLQRGEALIQRSEPADARRVESRLLELLRSCSLVYSNIARTHTRLLSMRLVFEDDWILPQATDSGCPSETLLEEEVDSTHQDIPVIPKHSKAYPTLACSSPVDLPPSSVSPAHEHQGLEWDPSVDIGRSVSHDDADSLYFSASTGLCHRDGVKGLSYFSSLSSQTDSNDITNQEADLQLEDWLDHAQLDVPSPVATQGGRTRPKGQRWATSTPDRQDDEPVCFDGRRVRAWLGVQGPAPLERTTSCSKAVQTAGQIECRHRVAPDQLPPHLNDTQQPLPGPAPRLSRDLKASSDWATHQYGSTLQAEEEQSCREEAEGLLSERSGTSSSRPPSCPLSPALLFLFLAAALTLLAGLIWVVLVPPGRCFHPTLSYVNGPPPT